AAAattgagtattttttttctatcatgcgaggtgttttttttaaaatatattatcataCGCCCATCTCTAAACTTTAATCGTTTAAGTATgtattttttatctcaaaacATATTGCTTTAATGAGTAGAATCATCTTCACCACCAATCCATACAACTATACAAGCCTCTCCATCTCATGGATCTCTCATCTATTATCTCTTTCTCTTGTTTTCCTCTCTAGCATACTTCTTTTTATTAGATTTGGATCCTCTATCTCTCTTATGtcttttttttgtcaaatccCTATATATTTTCcaattgtcttttttttttttacaagaatttTCTAATCGTTTTTTCTTTCCTCAGTCTTATTTTTGGTACCACAGAGATAACATGTAGAAGAAGATCCATTTTtctagtaaaataaataaattttaagagaagaaaaaaaaatcaattttccaCTCTCTTGGTGATATCAgttaaaaccaaaataatatAAGTCACCTAAATATCTAAACACATTGTTCAAAATAAGTCACCTAAATATGTCAATACTTCTGTTTATGTAAAGATAGGAATTAAGTTTGCTATataaaagaaaacagaaaatctACTAGATAAGTCTGAATAATATAGAAACGGTTTAGGAAAATATATGTGAAACTAATTTCAGATCATTTCGAATTAGAATAGTTTtccaattcaaatttaaaagcCATTTCTAttgtaaatctttttttttgtttatttacttTTTCGAGTCTATTTGGAAATCCATTCACTATTTTATCTCAGTAGGAACATCAAATGCAACAACAAAGACAACAGACCCAATGTTGATTTGGAAAAAGGAACTTTATCAAAATCGGATGCTAAAAGAATAAATCATTCAAAAGATACACACATCTATTCTACAGAATAATTTATCTATGAATACTAATTAAACTCCCTATATCACATTACAATTATAGAAGACCACTTCCATTAAAGGTCTCTATATAAATGAGATTCCAAAGGACCCATATACAATAAACAGATCccagaaaaagaaatatgtaaaaaaagaatgaataaaCTCCCATTTCCTGTTGTGCACTGCCACTTATAACTCAACCTTTCACACACTTGAGTGGTTGCCATTCCATACTTTCCAAGTTAGAATTCTTCTACCAAGCTGCTGTTGGTTTTCATATGTATTTTCATGAGGCATTCCAAATTAGATCCATAAAGTCCCTGTGATAATACAAAGGAGTCATTGTTGCTAGGAGGTTTGAACTTTCCATCATATATGAACAATTTTGATCACTCTCAAAAATGCAAATATACATGAGAGTTCATTCGTCACTTCCGCTGCTAagtctatctgaaatcaaaaACCCAAATAGTGGATTAAGTTATGGAAACATATTTCAAGGAAGATGGACAGAAATGAAAAGGAGTCGTCAAAACACCTAATGATCTTTTCCCTTCCATGGCTTCTTTCTTCTCCTGGCAACTAGAGCAAAGGAAAGGTCCATCCCAGGGGCGCAATTTTCGAGGGTTGGGAGCACCCTCATGTACTGAAATACCCTCTCCGGGTTTTATTTCTACTTGACATACTGCACATATGAACAACTTGAACATGTTGCAGAGTGGATATTTTGTATCTAACCTGCATTTTAAACAAACATTCTATTGTCAAGAGAGAACTAGAGAGCAAGCTGTAAACTTTTGCAACGGCTATTACAAAACTAAACCTCTCTGAAAGCATAGCAGAGCCTTCCTCATACAGCTCCACTACTACATCTGGCTCCAAGTATTCTTTATCAATATAAGAAGATGATTCAGAAGACTTTTTACGAAACATTGCCTTGAGCATTCCTTTTACTGGCTTCTTTTGATGTGGCACAGGAGCAGGTGGCTTCTCCTGAGGTAATATATCAACAACGATACAGGTTGTATCATCCCTAAGTCCCTTTGCTTGTAAAGCTTCCTGAAGACAGAAAGAGAAGAGATAATAAACACACAATTCATAGTTTCATAACACTAAATGACAAAGTTATCAAGAGAAACTAATGCAAACAAGGTATCTTATGATGTTGAAGTCGGAGATTACTATTTCACTTAACTCCTAAACAGTCCCacaaaaaaactcataaaatcattcaaaagaTGTACATTTTATCTTACTTTTACAATCTGCGGTGCAGCAGACTCTGGTGACATGCCACGGCAACAATCAAGGGCCACTTCTGCAGGTAAAGAGTCCCAAACACCATCACTGCAGATAACAAGCCGGCCTCCAGCAGTGGACAGCTGAATTGACGGAAATAAATTAAACTCTTCATCGAAAAAGATGCACAAATAAAGATTTCTTGGAAAACAAACAACAACTTCATAACCCCTCATAAGAATTCAATCATTTAATCATCAAAGTTTCTGAAACAATGTGGTTAGCAGAAACACTTGCTAAGAAGAAACTATACATGCACATAAAAGACAACAGCGGTGAAAACCTGTGTAGGATTACCAAGAAGAGAAAAGAAATATACAGAGTAAGTGACTTTGAGAGTGAAAGGGGTGCAAATGAAAAGTAATGTATCAATGTAAGTCAACCACTGTCCTATGTGTAAGATTGAGTATAGACATAGTGACTAACCTTCACTTGTTTTACATAAGGTACAGGGACAACAAATTCACCAATATCCATATCTCCAATAGATCGTGAAAGGCACAGGCCACCAGGCCAACATCTCAATGGACCAACCTACAAAAACCATTAATCTAGTTAggcatattaatattattaactcaAAATCAAATGCAAATTTCTTCTAAAGAGAATTTTCGTAAAATACATAGGGAAACAGTTACCTATTTTCTAAAGATTCTAGACAACAGTTTCCAAGAAAGATTGTAAAAAGTCTTAATGAAATGCAATGAGAACGATACTGTTAATTTGATATGGTCTTATCACCAATTAGTATTATTAACTCAAAATCAAATGCAAATTTCTTCTAAAGAGAATTTTGGTAAAATATATAGGGAGATAGTTACATATTATCTAAAGATTCTAAACAACAATTTCCAAGAAAGATTGTAAAACGTTTTAATAAAATGCAATGAGAATGATACTGTTAAT
The genomic region above belongs to Cicer arietinum cultivar CDC Frontier isolate Library 1 chromosome 4, Cicar.CDCFrontier_v2.0, whole genome shotgun sequence and contains:
- the LOC101510051 gene encoding probable protein phosphatase 2C 12, with protein sequence MSTKSEHQTVPLSVLLKRELMIEKIEKPEIVHGQAGQSKKGEDFTLLKAECQRMMGDGVYTYSVYGLFDGHNGSAAAIYSKENLLNNVLSAIPPDLNRDEWLAALPRALVAGFVKTDKDFQQKGQKSGTTVTFVIIEGWVVTVASVGDSRCVLESSEGEIYYLSADHRLETNEEERVRITSSGGEVGRLNTGGGAEVGPLRCWPGGLCLSRSIGDMDIGEFVVPVPYVKQVKLSTAGGRLVICSDGVWDSLPAEVALDCCRGMSPESAAPQIVKEALQAKGLRDDTTCIVVDILPQEKPPAPVPHQKKPVKGMLKAMFRKKSSESSSYIDKEYLEPDVVVELYEEGSAMLSERLDTKYPLCNMFKLFICAVCQVEIKPGEGISVHEGAPNPRKLRPWDGPFLCSSCQEKKEAMEGKRSLDRLSSGSDE